The Cuculus canorus isolate bCucCan1 chromosome 5, bCucCan1.pri, whole genome shotgun sequence DNA segment CAGtgcttttttattctgtgtgcaGTTCAACTCTGTGTTCTTTCACATGGATTTCTCACATGCAAATGGGCTGTGATAGTGGATAACTTTTCTGGTATGCCTCACTGCCATAAAATTAATCTCAGCATTTTTCAGGGAAGAAGGATTTTAGcatgttttctgttctccattctttcttcttttcccactcccctgttaaagaaaaaaaaacaacaaaaaaacaaagggaaagagCTGGAGACCAGCCGCGTGCTTTGGAAGGCTGGatgtttttgctttctgacTGTGAGCAGTAGCTGCTGTTGCTCACCAGACTTACCCTCTCTTCACCTGACCACGTAAACAGATGTATTGCTGGGCTCACCCTGCTCAGGAGTGCTGGGCTTTGTGATAAGCCAGGTCTGCTTCAGTACAAGATCCCTTTATTTGGGTTTTATGAGGGTTTTGTGTACAGCTATTTACCACCTAGAATAGAAAGAGCAGTCCTTCAGATTTTGCTTGAAGAGGAGCTCTGGAATCTTCCttgaatgaaatgttttgtgtgtgtgtgtactgCTTAGAGGCCCCTCTAGCTTGAAGGTATGTGTGGCTGGAGCGGAAAGCAGTTGGGACTGTATTTGCAGTTGTGTGCATTGTCAGTAGAACACATATTGTCCAGTCTTAGAGGGGCACAGGGCATAAGTGCCTCTGGGTGCCACCTGAACCTCGTCTGCACGTGGAGCCAGAGCCTTGAGCATCTGGTGTTTGTTGTGAGCACTCTTTGTGTGCATTCGTATACACGTGAGCATTTTACTTCTTCGCCATTGAAGGTAAATGTGGCGTGAACAGGAGCCAGCCTGCTGAAGAGGAAtaacttctgtattttgaatTAGGAATTGGTACTGAAGCAGTGgaatttattcatttctttacACAGACTGAACTGGGCCTTTATCTCAGAGTAGTTACAATGTTCATTTGTTGAAACGCAGAAGCTTTTGTGGCAGAAaagttcttttttgtttggtttaatgAATTTTACTTAGTAGAGTTGCATTTCCTTAGTGAGGCTTTTGAAAGGAATGTGAACactgttcttttgaaaacaaggtgtaatttttgtgatttctttttcttccagttgttttctttagagGTAGCAGCTGATAGATACTTCCAAGGACTTTAATTGGTAGCTGCCTTTGCTTGTGAGCAACTTTTTATTAGGACATAAGCCATTCcaaatcctgtgtccagtttttcttgcttttctgttctctgttaATCATCATATAGTCATTATTACATTATATTCATATTATTACATGCTGCTCTTTGGGAGCTGCAGGTCATCTGCGTAAGGTGGTGCAGAGACAATTATCATTGTTTTTAACTGGTTGCATTTACCCacagcttagaaaaaaatgtgagacATATTGTGCATAAAGCTTTCTGGGATTCTCTGGAAGCTCAGTTAAAGGAAGATCCACCGACATATGACCATACAATTAAACTACTGGGAGAAATTAAAGAGGTAAGATGATGTGATGTCCAGGTAACTTACTGAATTTGTGTAGATGCATTGATATGAATGGGAAAAAGTGGTTTGGCTTTCCATGAGGGACTCTCTTGATCTTTCTCATTACTATATCATTGTCTGTGTATGTACAAGTTTACCCTAGAGGAGAAATTTGAAtgtaaaagcaaatgcaaaactaTGTAAGATGAATAAAAGTATTATTAGTTTCATAATTCCAAGCTTCCTTCATGTTATGACTCTGGTATCTGTTATAAAATCATTGCGATACCTCAATACTGGGCTGACAAACCCAAGTACAATAGTCTTAAGTATCATCTGTGTTTATCACTTAGTAACTTCAGTGTCACACAAAATGAGGTGTAACACTTGGAGCTGGTAAATAGTTGGTAAAGAAAGGAATAAGAGATTCCATTTGTAAAGAGCaattagtttaaataaaaaatgatttaaTAACTGTTTTGATCCTCGCAGTTTTTGATAAGTAGAACTAATGCACTGTTAAAACTTTCCATTGCAGAATCTCCTGTCTTTACTGTTGCCTCATCACACTAGACTGAGAAATCAGATTACAGAAGTTCTTGATCTAGATTTGATAAAACAAGAGGCAGAGAATGGGGCCCTTGACATTTCTAAGTTGGTTGAATTTGTTATTGGGACGATGGGGACCCTTTGTGCTCCAGTTCGAgatgaagaaattaagaaacTGAAAGATATTAATGAAATAGTTCCTCTGTTCAGGTACTGAAATGCTATTTATTAGTCCTGTTGAGAGTCCCTTAAATAATTTTAGATGTGTGGGGGAGTGTGTTTCCAGCAGGGCAAATCTTTGTAGAGAAAAAGAGTGATAGGGAAAGGGATATAGTTGTGGGTGTGAAGGGGTGGGATGCTCTGGAAGTCTTTAACAAGAACCCTCTTTGTTCTGGTGAACTGGAGTATTTGTCTGGCTCCTGTGTGTCACTGAAGGACATTTTCTTAAATGCCAAATGCCTGTAAGCCTTAATATAGCAGGCAAATGGTCAGTTTGTATCAGACTTTAATATCAACagcagaagggggaaaaagcaagcaggaaCATAGGAGAAAAGTATTATTGTTCTCCAACcagttcttcctttcccctcagTTTAAGCTCTTTACCCCACCCCACTCCCTGTATAAATCCTTTCAGTTCTAAAGGGAGTGCACATACCACATCTGGGAGCACAGAGGCTTCTGGTGTCACTGAGTTCTCAGTTAAACAGCTCAGATTCACAATAGGTAGAAGAAATTTCATTAACGTTGTGGTTTCTTAATTTGATAAACTTCCAAGAGTTCAGGATTGATTTGGCAGAAATATTGCCAGCAGGAATTCGTTTGCTTTGAAACTCAGGTGTTTTCCTTTGGTTGGGTTCTTACTTTTCCCCTTTGGGTCTGATTATTCACTTCCTGCTGAGGGTGGCTTTACAGGCTGCCAACAGAGATCGTATGCAAGCTTGGAAATCCAGATGTCTTTTTATGTAGTCAACACATGATATTGCACATCCTGGGACATAAAATCAATGGATCTAGTAAAGTTAATTCCATGGAGGCTTTTTTACAGGAGAGCAAGTTTTATTTCCTACTTGGAAGAGGCGCGTGCATGCATGTATGTGTTTGCTCAAGCTTTCTTGGTGTCTCATGCTCTTAAATAACTAAGCATCCTGTTAATGTTTCCTGTGcatttttttgctctttccttaaACAATCTGTAATAAATCTTGTAAATGGTACCTCTTAAACAGCTGCAGCCTTGAATAactgtttctgttgtttgtttagAGCAATTTTCTCTGTATTAGACCTGATGAAAATGGATATGGCAAACTTCAATATCAATCGTATTAGGCTAATGTTAATGCAGCAGTCTGGTGAATATGAAAGAGAGAAGTTTCAGGAGTTTCTTGAGAAACAGCCAAGTATgactttgttcctttctttcttcccctccaacCTCCCAGTAAACTGCATGGTTTTGCTTGTAGatcatgaaaagaaatcagatcttTTTATAAGTTCTAGAATTCATATGGTAAACAACAGCTTGTGCCCCAAAACTGtggttttaaaaaatctgttgtaACAACAGCTCTGCACTTTGTACGCTGGGGTTTAGTTTCATTTCAGTCCAATATAGGGCATAATTCAGTACAATCATCTCACCACCAGTTTCCTGTAGCtctgtggttttaattttgttttagatAATCTGCTTAATGCAATAAATGAAATGCATGTCAATAACCGGTATCACAGGTATTAGTAACTAATGGGATTATTTGGAAGATATTGGTGGAAAACAactttgaaaaggaattttctcaataagatttttttttgcctgcttttccAGACTCTTTAGACTTTGTCACAAGGTGGCTGCAAGAAGCAGCGGATGATCTGGCAAAGATGCAAAGTAAAATGCCTCCTTGCTGCAGTGATGGTGGTGCCACCGGTGGAGCTTCCGCCCTGTGTTCCACTGCTGTACAAAATCTGGCCTATCTGAAGCTCCTAAAGTGGGATCACGTAAACAAGCCTTTTCCAGAAGTAggtatttaacagaaaaaattatttatgtgcttgttctacttttctgtttctgggatATAACAGAAGAAGCTGTTTGGATTTGTAGCCTTGCAACAAGTACAATgctaaaacatttgtcttttacTGGAAGAGCTACAAGAGTTCTCAATCAGGTACTGCCTTTTCAGTGTTGAAACTTAGTTGGAAAAGAGGAgttagtttttttcattttgttcttgttaaTCACCTGCTGAGCATGCGTTGCTCTTATCTGTGTCTTTGTCTTATTGCTGTGACTATGTAGGCATCACAATATTATGTCACAGCCCAGCGTTCTGCCTTTATTCTGTGCTGGCTTCCTCATTCTTTGCAGACGGTGCTAATGGACCAGACCCGCTTCCAGGAAAtacagctggagctggagcaaCTCCTCATGATCGGGACAGTCCTTCTGGTCACTTTCAGTGCAGCAGGCTCGGCACTTGTTGATATACCTGGAGTTGCTgagaaaatcaaaaccattaCGAAGGTGCTGCTGACAGGAATGCATCTCCCGTGAGTACTGAATAATCCTAGTCACACAGAAGCAGGTATAGCTCTGTGTAGCACAGAGCAGGTATAGCTACTGTAGCACAGTAGCTAATATTCAGTTTAAGTATCTCTGTGGCTGTGGGCTTCAGAATACGTAGAGGAAGTGACGAGGGCTTTTTATGAGCCCAAGCTGACAGTTTTTATTCAGCTTACTCAGAACTATCTCTTCTCGCTCTGTTGTTATATTTCTTGTTATGTTTTTCATGGCGCCTGGCTGGCACATGAGAGTGCAAGTAGCCACCTGTGCTCACAGTCTGGGCCAGGGTCCCTCAAGAATTCAAGTTTGGTGCTGTAAGCTGCTTGCAGGTTTAGAATGATTGCTGTACACATTATGGGCTGAGAACTGGTGTTTGCATTCATCTGCATAGGCAGAAAGTCAGCTCTTGTTTGTATGGGTTATTCAGACTGGAAAGCTTTAATTGCTATCCCAACTTCCTGTTTTATATctcaacttcattttttatgtatataaaatgtattattctTTATAGTTCTGGCTTTATCTGGATTATGCCTTATGTTGGATAAATAAGGCAGCTGCAATtggataatttatttttaaaaggtggggaaaaaagtgaataaCTAATACAGCTAAGTaatgctctgctctgtgttttccagctcctttaACCTGAAGGAATCTTTGGCTACCATCGGTGAAAAGCTGTGTGCTGAAGTTAACAGCTGCCTTTCCCAGCACGGGTTTACACCATTCTCAGCTGAGAGAGAGACTGTATTCAAAGGACAAATCCAAGCAGTGGCCAATCCGGACAATGCCATATGCAAGCTAATAGGTGAGCCTCGACAAAATGCTCTGTTCTCAAGTGACTGCTTGTCTGTCTTTGTAAAACTCTTGGTGACGTCATGCATGGTTTCTCTTTTAATCTGTTTCAAATACTTTATCGGGCTTTCTGTCTTTTTCGCAAGATTAAGCTATTTCTAATTTACTGtctcttctgaaaacaaaccGAAATCCTTGGTCCAATTTTTCCAGATTCTCG contains these protein-coding regions:
- the TCP11L1 gene encoding T-complex protein 11-like protein 1 gives rise to the protein MSQNPDKPSSSGEKSSSLEDGQEESLDNPDQSVRERIHQSAPGSHRDDTLTSSPPRPVSVEELMETARGVASMTLAHEIVVNTDFQIKPRELPEHSLEKNVRHIVHKAFWDSLEAQLKEDPPTYDHTIKLLGEIKENLLSLLLPHHTRLRNQITEVLDLDLIKQEAENGALDISKLVEFVIGTMGTLCAPVRDEEIKKLKDINEIVPLFRAIFSVLDLMKMDMANFNINRIRLMLMQQSGEYEREKFQEFLEKQPNSLDFVTRWLQEAADDLAKMQSKMPPCCSDGGATGGASALCSTAVQNLAYLKLLKWDHVNKPFPETVLMDQTRFQEIQLELEQLLMIGTVLLVTFSAAGSALVDIPGVAEKIKTITKVLLTGMHLPSFNLKESLATIGEKLCAEVNSCLSQHGFTPFSAERETVFKGQIQAVANPDNAICKLIDSRIQKFLENYLASSHQKSLPAVPGGLGPIQRELEEIAVKYARLVNYNKMVFRPYYDAILGKILSEEESQLVGKSEEL